In Magnetospirillum sp. WYHS-4, the genomic stretch GACATGCTTTGAAGCGAAGTGTCGAACGGGCTTCACCTCGGAGCTGCTACAATCGGAGTTTCAAACGATGACTAGGAATCTCATGCAAGCTGCCAACCGCCTCTGGGCGGACGAGTCCGGCGCGACCGCGATCGAGTACGGTCTTATCGCCGCCGGTATCGCGGTGGCCATTCTCGTCGCGATCACCACGGTCGGCAACGGCCTGAAGAACACCTTCAACAACGTCTCCAACAAGCTGTAATCGCCTTCCCGGCGATCACGGCGGCTGGCGCGCCGGTAGCCCTCGGGGTGAAGGCGCGGTTGACGGACACGGGACGGCTTTCCTCGCGGGAGCGGGGGAAGCCGTTCCCGGTTTCGGGAGACCTTCTTCATGGCTTTCGCCCTGCAAGCGGGCCTGATGGCCCTGGCGCTGGTGGCGCTGATTGCCGCGATGTTGTCCGACTTCACCAGCATGCGCATCCCGAACCTGTTCTCGGTAGGGGTGGCCCTTCTTTTCCTTCCCGTCGCCATCCTGGCGGACCTGCCCTGGCAGGCTATCGCCATCGATCACCTGGCGACCGCCGCCGGCATTCTCCTGGTCGGCATCCTGGTCTTCGCCCGGGGCTTGATGGGGGGTGGCGACGTCAAGCTGCTGGTCGCCGTCGGCCTCTGGACCGGCTGGAAGCCGTTGCCCGAATACCTCTTGTTGACTGCCCTGCTAGGTGGAGTCGTCGCCCTGTTCGCCCTCTCCCTGCGACGCCCTCCCGGGTCGCTGCTGCTGGTCTGGCTACCGGTCCTGCGCCATGGCTTCGGCGACGGCAAGAACGTCCCCTACGGGCTTGCCATCGGTGCCGCGGCCCTCTGGATGGCGCCCCGTCTCGACACCTTCCCCAAGGCTTGGTTGCCATGAAGCTCCTGCGTTACGGCCCTCCCGGCGGCGAAAGGCCGGGCTTGCTGGCCCCCGACGGCAGCCTGCGCGACCTGTCGGCGGTGGTCGCCGACGTCACCCCGGATGTTCTGGCGCCCGAGCGGCTGGCCGCCCTGGCGGCCCTCGATCCCGCTACCCTGCCCATCGTTCCCGGCACCCCACGCCTGGGACCGCCGCTGGCCGGCATCGGCAAGATCCTCGGCATCGGCTGGAACTACGTCGAGCACTGCGCCGAAACCGGCACCCCGCCGCCCAAGGAGCCACTGGTCTTCGCCAAGGCGACCACCGCCCTGGCCGGTCCCCACGACATCCTGGTGCTGCCCCGCGGTTCCACCCATACCGACCACGAAGTCGAACTGGCCGTCGTGATCGGCCGGCGCGCCCTCTATGTGGAAGAAGCGGACGCTCTGGCCCATGTGGCCGGCTACGCGGTGATGAACGACATCTCGGAGCGGGAATACCAGAAAAAGCGCGGCGGGGAATTCCTCAAGGGCAAGAGCTTCGACGGCTTCGCCCCCCTCGGGCCCTGGCTGGTCACCCGCGACGAGGTAGCCGATCCCCAGAACCTCCCCCTGTGGCTGGACGTCAACGGCGAACGCCGCCAGGACGGCAATACCTCGGCCATGGCCTTCGGCGTAGGATTCCTGGTGTCCTACCTGAGCCAGTTCATGACCCTGATGCCGGGCGACGTGATTACCACGGGGACCCCGCCGGGCGTCGGCTGGGGCCGCGATCCCCAGGTCTTCCTGAAACCCGGCGATGTCATGACCCTGGGAGTGGCCGGACTAGGCAGCCAGCGCATCGAGGTTGCCGGATGGCCGGCATGATCGTCGCCCAGCTTTCCGATTTCCACTTCCGGAGCGACGGCATCCCCATCAAGGGCAAGGTGGACGGCGCCAAGGCGCTGGCCGCCGCCCTCGATCACATCAAGACGCTCACGCCAGGGCCCGACTTGGTTCTGGTCACCGGGGACCTGATCGACAAGAGCGGCCGCCCCGACTACGGCCCGGTGAAGGAAGGCTTGGCGAGCCTGGGCGTTCCCGTCTACGCGATCCCCGGCAACCACGACGACCGGGAAGCCATGCGGACGGCCTTCGCCGATTTGGGCTACCTGCCCGCCGAGGGCGAATTCCTCCATTACACGGTCGAAGGCCACTCCTTGCGCCTGATCGGCCTCGACACCCAGGTGCCCGGCACCTACCTCGGGGAACTCTGTCCGGCCCGACTGGCCTGGCTGGAAGACCGGTTGGCCGAGGCTCCCGATCGCCCCACCCTGCTGTTCATGCATCATCCGCCCTTCCGGACCGGCATCCATTTCATGGACCGCTCGCCCTTTCGGGGTGCCGAGCCCTTCGACGCCCTGTTGCGCCGCCATCCCCAGGTGCTGCGCCTGCTTTGCGGCCATCTCCACCGGCCGGTCGAGGCTCGTTTCGGCGGCACCGTCGCTTCCACGGCCCCGGCCATCGCCTTCCAGATGTCCCTGGATCTGCGGCCCGGGGCGGAGTCCACCTTTGTCCTGGAGCCGGCCGCCTGCCCGGTCTTCCTCTGGCGCCCCGACACCGGTCTGGTCGGCCACCTGAGCCCGATCGGCGACTACGGCCCCCGCCATCCCTTCACGAGCGGCATGACGGCCGGAACCCAATGAAACCCATTTGCATCGAATTGACGTCTACGCCATAATTTCAAATCATCCCAAACAAGGCATCTCATGCATTTTGTCGATCCCGACAGCATCCCCACCACCGGCAACGCGGCGATCGATGCCCACCATCGTCACATCGCCCACGCGGTGAACCATGTCTACGAAGCCTGGAAGGGATGGGACGGCATCGGATCGCTGGATACGAGCCTGGCGGCAGCCTTGCGCGACGTGGAAATCCACTTGACGGTGGAAGAGATCATCACCCGCGGCGCCGGATACCAGGAATGGAAGTTCCACGAAACCCTGCACGATGCGCTGCGGTCCCGCCTGCGCGACGTGGCCGAACACGCCGGGGCCGTCCCCCACCGTCACCTGAGCCTGATGCAGGCCTTCGAATTCTTCGACCAAATGATCTTCCAGCATGAATTCTTCGACGACCAGGACTTCTGGGACACCTTCCGCCGCCATGCCGAGGCCCCGCGCGGTCCGCGCTTGGTGACCTGGGATTCGCGGCTGGTCTTGGGGGAGAACGGCGTCGATTCCCGGCATTCGGAATTGGTGGCGGCGCTGAACGCCGTGCACGAGGCGATCGCCGACCGGGCCGCCTGCGATGACGTCCTGGCCCGTTTCGATATCCTGCGGGACGACTGGCTGGCCCACCTGGAGACCGAGGTCACGCGGATCGGCAGGCCGGAATCCCAACCCGCCAAGCAGGCCCGCGAAGCCATCGACATCCTGCGTGCCGACTTGGCCCTTGCCCGCCGCCATTGCGAGGACGGCGATTGCGAAGCCACGGGGGCCTTCCTGGTCAACCAGGCACGCTTCTGGCTGTTGGACCACATCACCTATCAGCACCGGCTGTTCTGAAGCGCCCGGCATGAGCTTCGTCGACCCCGACCACATCCCGAACACCGGCAACGCCGCCATCGACGCCCATCATCGGCGCATCGCCGTCCAGGTCAACGACCTGTTCGATGCCTGGAAGGCGGGGGGAGCGCCGACAGCCCTCAACAGCCGCCTTGATGAGGTGCTGCTGGAGATTTCGGATCATTTCGCCGCCGAGCGTTCCCTGGTGCGGGGGGCCGGCTACGCGGAGTGGGACACCCACGAGCCCATCCACGACACCATGCGGGAACGCATGGGGTCGATCCGCGCCGCCGTCGCCCAGGCTTCCAGCCATACCGACGGCATGATCGACGCTTTCCGCTTCTTCGAGGACCTGATCTTCAAGCACGAGTTCTTCGACGACCAGGACTTCTGGGACGCCTTCGCCCACTTGCCGCGGCGGGGAGGCGAAGACCTGATCTCCTTTGGACCGGAACACCGGATCGGCCGGACCGCCATCGACGCCGAGCACGAGGAACTGGTTCGCCTGCTCAACGGCATCCACTCGGCTCTCGCGGACGGAGAGCCGGAACCGCTGCTCTGTATTCGCGTCCAGGCCCTGCGCAACGCCGCCATCACCCATTTCACCCACGAGGAAGACACCATGCGGTCGATGGGGCATCCCGATCTCAAGGAGCACACGGTGCTCCACCGGGTCATGCTGCGCGACCTGGAGGACGCCATCCATCTCTGCCGCGAGGGCCGGCGGGACGACATGAAGGACTTGGTGTCCACCGGCATCCGTTATTGGCTGCTCGACCACATCGCCGTCTGGGACCGGCGCATCTGACGCTTGGACAGGCCCGACGTTCCAGGCTAACGTGGCGCCACCGAAGCCAAGGACGGGCACCATGACCGGCGATCTCCTGACCAAGTACGACCTGCGGGTTCCCCGCTACACCAGCTACCCCACCGCGCCCCACTTCTCCGAAGCGGTGGATGGGGATCTCTACCGGGAATGGCTGGGAACCTTGGCCCCGGAGACCGGCCTGTCGCTCTATTTCCATATCCCGTTCTGCGATTCCATGTGCTGGTTTTGCGGCTGCTACACCAAGATCGTGAAGCGCTATGAACCGGTGCGCGAGTACCTGGACAGCCTGCTGGCGGAAATCGACCTGGTGGCCGCCGCCCTGCCCGGCCGCTTCCGGGCCCGCCATCTGCACTGGGGCGGCGGCAGCCCAACCATGCTGCGGGGCGACGACTGGCTGGAGATCATCGACCGCCTGCGCGCCCGCTTCGACGTGGCGCCCGACGCAGAAATCGCCGTCGAGCTGGACCCCCGCACCGCCACCGAGGACTACGTGAAGGCCCTGGCGGCGGCCGGGGTCAACCGGGCCAGCATCGGGGTGCAGGACTTCGATGCCGAAGTCCAGGCGGCGATCAACCGCATCCAGCCCTTCGAGATGACGAAGCAGGTGGTCGACTGGCTACGCAAGCACGGCATCGCACGGGTCAACATGGACCTGATGTACGGCCTGCCCCGGCAGGACACGGCGCGGGTGCTGCGCGAGGTGGAACTGGCCGCCAGCCTGAAGCCGGCACGAGTCGCCCTGTTCGGCTACGCCCATGTCCCCTGGATGAAGAGCCACCAGAAGATGATCGACGAAGCCGCCCTGCCCGGCACCCAGGAACGCTGGGAGCAGTTTTCGGCGGCGTCGGAGCGGCTGGAGGACCTCGGATACAGGGCGGTCGGACTCGACCATTTCGCCTTGCCGGACGACAGCCTGGCGGTGGCATTGGGCGAAGGCGGGCTGCACCGCAATTTCCAGGGCTACACTACCGACCGCGGCCAGGTGCTGATCGGCATGGGCGCCTCCGCCATCGGCCAATTGCCCCAGGGCTACGTGCAGAACGCGCTGCCGCTCAAGGACTACGGCAACGCCATCGCCCAAGGCCGCTTCGCCACCCGCAAGGGCCTGGCGCTCACCGCCGAGGACCGCCTGCGGGCCGACGTGATCGAGCGCCTGATGTGCGACCTCGCCCTCGACCTGGACGCCGTCTGCGCCCGCCACGGCGTCACGCGCGACCACTTCGCCGCCGACCTGAAGAAGCTGGAACCCTTGGCCGCCGACGGCCTGCTGATCCTGGACGGCGGCAAGGTGGCCGTGACGACGGCCGGCCGCGCCTTCGTCCGCCTGGCCGCCGCCGCCTTCGACGCCTACCTGGAACAAGGCCAGAAGCGCCACTCCAAGGCCGTATGATCCCTTGGCTTGTACGGCGGCGGCCGCCGTGTTACCTCGGAGCACACGGGGCGTAGCTCAGCCTGGTAGAGCGCCTGCTTTGGGAGCAGGAAGCCGCTGGTTCGAATCCAGTCGCCCCGACCAAGCTTTTCAACAGGAAAGCGACGAACTCGTCCTCCGGAACCGGCTTGCTGAACAGGTATCCCTGGGCCCGGTCACACCCCATGGTACGCAGAATGCCGAGTTGCGCTTCGGTTTCCACGCCCTCTGCGATGACCTTGATATCGAGCGCATGGGCCATTCCGATAATGGCTGCGGCGATGGCCCGGCTGTTCTTCTCCGCTACCAGTTCCCGGACGAAAGCACGGTCGATCTTCAGGTAGTGCACCGGCATACGGAGCAACTGGCTCAATGACGAATATCCGGTTCCGAAATCATCCACCGCGATGGCCAAGCCAAGCTCTCCCAAGCCGTTCAGGGTTATCAGGTTCGCCTCGACATCGCGCATCAAGGAGGATTCCGTGATTTCCAACAGAACCCGGTCGTATGCCGTTCCGGCAGAGGCAATGGTCCTTTGGAAACGGGGGATCAGGTCCGTATCGTCCAACTGCCGTGTGGAAACGTTGACCGAGACATAAGGAGCCGCGTCCGTCCCGGCCCGCGCCTGCCAGCGGGCCTGCGCCGCACAGGCTTCCTCCAGGACCCATTGGCCGATCAGTGAAATCGCTCCCGTTTTTTCGGCCACCGGAATAAACCGGTCGGGCGATACCGGCCCGTCGGCCGGAAACCAGCGAATCAGCGCCTCGGCCCCGACGATGCACGTCGAGGCGACATCCACGATGGGCTGGTACATAAGCCGCATCTCATCTCGTTCCAGGGCGGTCCTGAGCCCATTGCCGAGAGCCAATTCGCGCTTGGCCCTTTCGTGAATCTCGTCATTGAATATCTTCCAGTTGTCCCGCCCCTGGTCCTTGGCCAAATACATGGCGGCATCCGCGTTGCGCAACAGATCTTCGGGCGTTACCGCGTCCCCAATGCCGAAGGCGATACCGACACTGGCCGAGATGTAAAGGGTCTGACCCCGGATCCGGAAGCAATTGCGCAGTTCCTCGACCACCCTTTGGGCCACGGTGGCCAGTTGGGCGTCGTCGTCGATCTGTTCGCAGAGGATGACGAATTCGTCACCGCCAAGCCGTGCCAATGTGTCGCCCGGCCGCACGATGCCGATCAGTCGTTTGCTCGCCTCAATCAGCAACTCGTCACCGACGTCATGGCCATGGCTATCGTTGACCAGTTTGAAACCATCGAGATCGATGAACAGCAGCCCCACCAATTTGGTCGATCGCTGGCCGCGGCTCAGGGCATTGGATATCCGGTCGCGAATCAAAGCCCTGTTCGGCAGGTTCGTCAGGGGATCGTGCGTCGCCTGCCAAGTCAATTCCTCCTCGATCTTCTTGCGTTCCGAGACATCTTGGAGGGTCGCGACCAGGACCCAGCCATCCTCGCCATGAACTTTGGAAATCGACGCCTGCGCCGGAAATTCGGACCCGTCCTTGCGATAGCCGGCGATGGCACCCCGGCGCCCCATGGGGATGGACATGTCGTCGGAGTGCAGAAACCGCTCAAGGAAACGGGCATGGATCTTCCGCGACTGGGGCGGCACGAGAAGGTGGACGGGCAGGCCCAGCAATTCGGATTCCGCATAGCCGAACAGGGTACAGGCACTTTCGTTGGCCTGGAGAATGTGCCCCCCTTCGTCCGTCGCGACGATCGCCGTGTCGGCAATGGAAAGAATCTGGCTCAAGGCCCGTTTGCTCGCCACGGCATGGGAATCGAGGGAAGACATGTCCAGACAGGTCAGGGCATAGCCGTTCGGCTCCTGGGCATCGTCGTGCATCGGCTCGACGCGAACGAACCGAGCTCCCGTTTCGCCGTCGAGAAGGAGGGCTTCCAGGATTCCCGACCAGGGCGCCGCGAGGGCCTTATTGTCGAGAATCTCGTCAAAAATCCCAGGGTGCTTCCAAAGGTCGCCGCCCGCACGGCCAAGAAAAGCCTGTTGATTGCGGGATCGCCAGAGGCGCAGAAATGGCTCGTTGACGTAGGCGACCGTCTTGTCCCTGGATAACAAAGCTATCCCCGTCATGTCGAACAGACGGTCGAGCGGCGGCGATGGCGGCCGAAGAGCCCGGCGTTCAACCTCATCCCCGCTCGGCAGGTCGAATAGATGACGGTAG encodes the following:
- a CDS encoding Flp family type IVb pilin, with protein sequence MTRNLMQAANRLWADESGATAIEYGLIAAGIAVAILVAITTVGNGLKNTFNNVSNKL
- a CDS encoding prepilin peptidase, whose product is MAFALQAGLMALALVALIAAMLSDFTSMRIPNLFSVGVALLFLPVAILADLPWQAIAIDHLATAAGILLVGILVFARGLMGGGDVKLLVAVGLWTGWKPLPEYLLLTALLGGVVALFALSLRRPPGSLLLVWLPVLRHGFGDGKNVPYGLAIGAAALWMAPRLDTFPKAWLP
- a CDS encoding fumarylacetoacetate hydrolase family protein; the protein is MKLLRYGPPGGERPGLLAPDGSLRDLSAVVADVTPDVLAPERLAALAALDPATLPIVPGTPRLGPPLAGIGKILGIGWNYVEHCAETGTPPPKEPLVFAKATTALAGPHDILVLPRGSTHTDHEVELAVVIGRRALYVEEADALAHVAGYAVMNDISEREYQKKRGGEFLKGKSFDGFAPLGPWLVTRDEVADPQNLPLWLDVNGERRQDGNTSAMAFGVGFLVSYLSQFMTLMPGDVITTGTPPGVGWGRDPQVFLKPGDVMTLGVAGLGSQRIEVAGWPA
- a CDS encoding phosphodiesterase; protein product: MAGMIVAQLSDFHFRSDGIPIKGKVDGAKALAAALDHIKTLTPGPDLVLVTGDLIDKSGRPDYGPVKEGLASLGVPVYAIPGNHDDREAMRTAFADLGYLPAEGEFLHYTVEGHSLRLIGLDTQVPGTYLGELCPARLAWLEDRLAEAPDRPTLLFMHHPPFRTGIHFMDRSPFRGAEPFDALLRRHPQVLRLLCGHLHRPVEARFGGTVASTAPAIAFQMSLDLRPGAESTFVLEPAACPVFLWRPDTGLVGHLSPIGDYGPRHPFTSGMTAGTQ
- a CDS encoding hemerythrin domain-containing protein; translation: MSFVDPDHIPNTGNAAIDAHHRRIAVQVNDLFDAWKAGGAPTALNSRLDEVLLEISDHFAAERSLVRGAGYAEWDTHEPIHDTMRERMGSIRAAVAQASSHTDGMIDAFRFFEDLIFKHEFFDDQDFWDAFAHLPRRGGEDLISFGPEHRIGRTAIDAEHEELVRLLNGIHSALADGEPEPLLCIRVQALRNAAITHFTHEEDTMRSMGHPDLKEHTVLHRVMLRDLEDAIHLCREGRRDDMKDLVSTGIRYWLLDHIAVWDRRI
- the hemN gene encoding oxygen-independent coproporphyrinogen III oxidase; the encoded protein is MTGDLLTKYDLRVPRYTSYPTAPHFSEAVDGDLYREWLGTLAPETGLSLYFHIPFCDSMCWFCGCYTKIVKRYEPVREYLDSLLAEIDLVAAALPGRFRARHLHWGGGSPTMLRGDDWLEIIDRLRARFDVAPDAEIAVELDPRTATEDYVKALAAAGVNRASIGVQDFDAEVQAAINRIQPFEMTKQVVDWLRKHGIARVNMDLMYGLPRQDTARVLREVELAASLKPARVALFGYAHVPWMKSHQKMIDEAALPGTQERWEQFSAASERLEDLGYRAVGLDHFALPDDSLAVALGEGGLHRNFQGYTTDRGQVLIGMGASAIGQLPQGYVQNALPLKDYGNAIAQGRFATRKGLALTAEDRLRADVIERLMCDLALDLDAVCARHGVTRDHFAADLKKLEPLAADGLLILDGGKVAVTTAGRAFVRLAAAAFDAYLEQGQKRHSKAV